One Paucibacter aquatile genomic window, TCGGGCGGTCCAGCAGCATGGGGATGGAGATCACGCTGACGGCATAGATCAGGCCGGCGAAGAAGGCGCCGACGCCGAGGTAGGCGACGATGAAGCCCAGGTTTTCGGGGTTGAGCAACTTGACCAAGGAACCGCTGAGATCGGGCATGCCATCAAAGCTGACGGCAAACACCACCAGGGCCGCGCGGCCCCAGATCATCTCCAGGATCAGCAGCACGGTGCCGAAGATGGCGATCTGCGACATGCGCTTGCGCCAGGCGGAGAGGCAGTCCAGCAGGCGAGGCTGGTAGCCCTGCTGCAGGCGTCGGCTGACCTGGTACAGGCCCAGGCAGAGAAACGGACCCATCAGCAAAAAGCCGGCCGACAAGGCCAGGGTGTAGATGGGTGCGTGCTCGTAGACGCCAAGCAAGCACCAGCCCATCAGCATGAAACAGGCACCGAAGAACAGGCCGATCAGGGGTGCGCGCCGGAAATCAGCCCAACCGGCCGCCAGCCAGCGCACGGGGTCGCCAAAGCCCAGCGGGCGCAGGCGGATGGCAAAAGCGCTGTCGGCAGGGATTTCCTCATTCACCGCCGAGGGCGGCAGAGGCTGGGGCCGGGGCGCATCGCTGGAGGGCAGTTCGGCGGGTGTCATGGCCGCAGCTTAGGCGCCTGCAAGGCCTGCGCACCAGCGGGCTTTCCAGCAGATGCAGGCCCCGCGGGACGCGAGTCAAGCTGGCGCTCAGGTTCAGCGGCGCAGTGCGGCGCGGGGCCGCACTCAGCCCTTGCGAACTCGCCGAACCTCGTCCCAGATCAGCAGCACCGCGCCCACGGTGATGGCGCTGTCGGCGACATTGAAGGACGGGAAGGCCCGGCCGCTCCAGTGCACCTGAATGAAATCGACCACATAGCCGTGCAGCAGGCGGTCGATGACATTGCCGATGGCGCCGCCCAGGATCAGGCTCAGCGCGGTGGCAAACAGGGTTTGCTGGCCGTGGCGCTTGAGCATGACCAGAATGAAGACCGTCGCCACGGCACCCAGGCCGACGAAGAACCAGCGCTGCCAGCCCGCCGCATTGGCCAGGAAGCTGAAGGCGGCGCCGGTGTTGTGGACCCGCACGACGTTGAAAAAGCTGGTCACATAGCGGCTGTCGCCGAGCTGGAAATTGCCCAGGATCAGCACCTTGGTGAACTGGTCCAGCAGGATGATGACCAGGGCGATGCCCAGCCACAGGCCCAGCTTGTTGCCGCCGCTCGCGCCGCTCTTCTTGTTGCTGCTCGCCATCGTTCAGGCCACCGTACGGGTTTCGCCGCTGCCGTGCAGATTGCTGTCGCAGCGGCCGCACAGAGTCGGGTGGGCCGGGTTGGCGCCCACGTCCTCGCGGTAATGCCAGCAGCGCTCGCATTTCTGGTGAGCCGACGGTGTGACCGTGACACTCAATGCTTCCGCAGCCGAGAGGCTGGCGGCCGAAGTAATGAAGACGAACTTCAGATCCTCGCCCAGGCTTTGCAGCAGGGCCAGGTCTTGCGCTTCGACGCCCAGGGCCACCTCGGCCTGCAAGGAGGCGCCCACGCCGCCGGCGCTGCGCACATCCTCGATGGCCTTGTTGACCGCCTCGCGGATCTCGCGGACGCGGCCCCACTTGGCCAGCAAGGCCTCGTCCGGCGCGGCGAAGGGCCAGTAGGTTTCGACAAAAATGCTCTCGCCGCCATGGCCGCCGTCGAAGATGGCCCAGGCCTCTTCGGCCGTGAAACTCAGGAAGGGCGCCATCCAGCGCAACATGGCCTGGGTGATGTGCCAAAGCGCGGTTTGCGCCGAGCGGCGCGCCAGGCTCTTGGGCGCGGTGGTGTAGAGCCGGTCCTTGAGCACGTCCAGGTAGAAGGCACCCAGGTCTTCCGAGCAATAGACCTGCAGCTTGGCCACCACCGGGTGGAACTCATAGCGTTGGTAGTGCGCCAGGATGTCGGCCTGCAGCTGCGCCGCGCGGGCCAGGGCGAAGCGGTCCACTTCCAGCAGCTGATCCAGCGGCAGGGCATCGGTCTTGGCATCGAAGTCCGAGACATTGGCCAGCAGGAAGCGCAGGGTGTTGCGGATGCGGCGGTAAGCATCAACCACGCGGGCCAGGATCTTGTCGTCCAGGCCCAGATCGCCCGAGTAGTCGGTCGAGGCACACCAGAGGCGGATGATCTCGGCGCCCATCTTCTCGCTGACGGTCTGCGGCGCCACCACATTGCCGACCGACTTGCTCATCTTGCGGCCCTGGCCGTCGACGACGAAGCCGTGGGTCAGCAAGCCCTTGTAGGGCGCGCGGCCGTAGAGTGCGCAGCCGATCAGCAGGGAGCTGTGGAACCAGCCGCGGTGCTGGTCATGGCCTTCCAGGTAGAGGTCGGCCTCGGGGCCGCTGTCGTGGGCGGCGCCCACGTGGCTGCCTTTGAGCACATGCTGGAAGGTCGAACCGGAGTCGAACCAGACGTCCAGGATGTCGCTGCCCTTGCTGTACTGCGCCGCTTCTTCGCCCAGCCATTCGGCCGGGTCCAGCTTGGCCCAGGCCTCGACGCCGCCGACTTCCACCAGCTGCGCAGCG contains:
- a CDS encoding DUF2189 domain-containing protein, translated to MTPAELPSSDAPRPQPLPPSAVNEEIPADSAFAIRLRPLGFGDPVRWLAAGWADFRRAPLIGLFFGACFMLMGWCLLGVYEHAPIYTLALSAGFLLMGPFLCLGLYQVSRRLQQGYQPRLLDCLSAWRKRMSQIAIFGTVLLILEMIWGRAALVVFAVSFDGMPDLSGSLVKLLNPENLGFIVAYLGVGAFFAGLIYAVSVISIPMLLDRPTDAVTAGLTSLRLVLTQTGVMLFWGALITVLVVLALLPGFAGLLVVGPVLGHASWHAYRAAVED
- the lspA gene encoding signal peptidase II; translated protein: MASSNKKSGASGGNKLGLWLGIALVIILLDQFTKVLILGNFQLGDSRYVTSFFNVVRVHNTGAAFSFLANAAGWQRWFFVGLGAVATVFILVMLKRHGQQTLFATALSLILGGAIGNVIDRLLHGYVVDFIQVHWSGRAFPSFNVADSAITVGAVLLIWDEVRRVRKG